A section of the Dehalobacter sp. DCM genome encodes:
- a CDS encoding YkvA family protein: MTDPIRNDHVDFYQSLRKKIKDYFASEEGKTNQYAEYILIAPDLFHLLCKLTVDKDVNVDDKAKLAIAIAYFVSPIDLIPEVFLGPVGFVDDISVAAYVLDAIINNTDPEVVRRHWAGEGDILNRVQEIIKIADNMVGTGLWKKIRELFGK, from the coding sequence ATGACTGATCCCATTCGGAACGACCATGTTGATTTTTATCAATCCCTGAGGAAAAAGATCAAGGATTATTTCGCCAGTGAAGAGGGCAAAACGAATCAATATGCGGAGTATATCCTGATTGCCCCCGATTTGTTTCATCTTCTGTGCAAGTTGACCGTTGACAAAGATGTTAACGTAGACGACAAAGCCAAGCTGGCCATCGCCATCGCTTACTTTGTCTCGCCGATTGATTTAATCCCGGAGGTCTTTTTAGGCCCGGTAGGATTTGTTGATGATATCTCGGTAGCTGCTTATGTTCTGGACGCGATCATCAATAATACGGATCCGGAGGTCGTCCGCCGGCATTGGGCCGGTGAGGGCGATATCCTGAACAGAGTCCAGGAAATTATTAAGATCGCCGATAATATGGTTGGAACTGGGCTTTGGAAGAAAATCAGAGAATTGTTTGGGAAATAA
- a CDS encoding DNA polymerase beta superfamily protein produces the protein MKELLQQPEYQFIRNEPHLGKHVILLTLSGSYAYGTNTVGSDIDVRGITVESPSDLTNQKYRSFVCL, from the coding sequence ATGAAAGAGTTATTGCAGCAACCTGAATATCAATTTATCCGAAACGAACCCCATCTCGGTAAGCATGTTATCTTACTGACCTTAAGCGGATCTTATGCTTATGGGACGAACACCGTAGGTTCGGACATTGATGTCAGGGGAATTACCGTTGAATCCCCCAGCGATTTGACTAATCAGAAGTATAGGAGTTTCGTGTGCTTATAA
- a CDS encoding CCA tRNA nucleotidyltransferase, which yields MLINPKAKRIIEILEFSGYEAFIVGGCVRDLILGVMPKDWDITTNALPEQMLTVFKDYHTIPTGLKHGTITVMLDHEPFEVTTYRIDGEYSDNRRPDTIKYSSSLIEDLARRDFTMNAIAYNPKTGIVDPFCGQEAIRANVINTVGNADERFREDALRMLRCIRFACQLGATIDGVVYDSLCRNRERIQWISMERIREETNKILISDFPSRGISLLYKTGLLRYFLPEICSLADFDQHNPHHHKDVLEHTMLVLDAVPNTLSLRWAALMHDIGKPAAFSLGEDGIGHFYEHHKLGADMARDILLRLKFDHDTVKKVGILVYNHMYRYDTLRTASIKRFITRVGVDNLDDLFALQLADVQGSKPPHDFSKIIRQRKEVERILNQKEPLALKDLKVNGNDLRMIGFEPGKRLGDTLRYLMEEVLQNPELNNKNILLGMADTIRNSNSVTANLKRKDT from the coding sequence GTGCTTATAAATCCAAAAGCTAAAAGAATTATTGAAATATTAGAGTTCAGCGGATACGAAGCCTTTATCGTGGGTGGCTGCGTCCGTGACCTGATCTTGGGGGTAATGCCAAAGGATTGGGATATTACCACCAACGCCTTGCCGGAGCAAATGCTCACTGTGTTTAAGGATTACCATACCATTCCTACCGGCCTGAAGCATGGGACGATTACCGTGATGCTGGATCATGAGCCGTTTGAAGTGACGACGTATCGAATCGATGGCGAATACTCGGACAACCGGCGGCCGGACACGATCAAATATTCATCCTCATTGATTGAGGATCTGGCCAGGCGGGATTTTACGATGAATGCGATTGCCTATAATCCGAAAACGGGTATCGTCGACCCATTCTGTGGGCAGGAAGCGATTCGCGCGAACGTGATCAACACCGTTGGCAATGCCGACGAGCGATTCAGAGAAGATGCCCTGCGCATGCTGCGGTGTATTCGTTTTGCCTGCCAGCTTGGCGCCACTATCGATGGCGTGGTTTACGACTCGCTTTGTCGAAACAGGGAGCGGATTCAATGGATCAGCATGGAAAGAATCCGAGAGGAAACGAATAAAATATTGATTTCTGATTTCCCAAGCCGGGGAATCAGCCTTTTATACAAAACCGGATTATTGCGCTATTTCCTTCCTGAAATCTGCAGCCTGGCAGATTTTGATCAGCATAATCCGCATCATCATAAAGATGTATTGGAACACACTATGCTTGTTCTGGATGCGGTTCCCAATACGTTGTCCCTAAGGTGGGCGGCTTTAATGCACGATATCGGGAAACCGGCAGCATTTTCATTGGGTGAAGATGGCATTGGTCATTTTTACGAGCATCATAAACTGGGCGCGGACATGGCCAGAGACATTTTGTTGCGCTTAAAGTTCGATCATGATACAGTGAAGAAAGTTGGAATTCTCGTCTATAATCATATGTATCGGTATGACACCCTGCGCACTGCCAGTATAAAAAGGTTCATTACCCGAGTCGGCGTTGACAATTTGGACGATCTATTCGCACTTCAGCTGGCAGATGTCCAAGGAAGCAAGCCGCCTCACGACTTTAGTAAAATCATCAGGCAGAGAAAAGAAGTCGAACGTATTTTGAACCAGAAAGAACCTTTAGCCTTGAAGGATTTGAAGGTGAATGGCAATGATCTGAGGATGATTGGTTTTGAACCGGGAAAGCGATTAGGCGATACCCTAAGGTATTTGATGGAAGAGGTTTTGCAGAACCCGGAGTTGAATAATAAAAATATTTTATTAGGAATGGCTGATACTATTAGAAACAGCAATTCTGTCACGGCCAATCTTAAGCGGAAGGATACATGA